In the genome of Fusarium fujikuroi IMI 58289 draft genome, chromosome FFUJ_chr02, one region contains:
- a CDS encoding probable manganese transport protein, protein MNKTSHTDEPFEGDDGYNQSPNPNSSDLTTNADFNGLVNSRTSLQGDSRALPDAASNMSGQIVNDTATETPGHGKAKLRLAHRSIDHGQPSGGLRSAPANPPPAPAGPADNGTPFQRLKDTLAKIGYFIGPGFMISVAYIDPGNYSTDIAAGASYRFRLLFIVLLSNVFAIFLQSLAIKLGTVSGLNLAQACRAFLPRWLNYILYVFAEAAIIATDIAEVIGFAIALNLLVPKIPLVAGCAISILDVMVLLIFYRPEGSMKGLRYFEMFIMCLVLGVVICFCIQLSLIKDTTPGEVFQGYLPSKYLIESEAIYQACGILGATVMPHSLYLGSGIVQPRLRDYDERSALLPRQVTSEPSVIDNSIDKGYYVPSEKAIKHSLNLSILDLSISLFTFALFVNSAILIVAGASLYNNPNARDADIFGIHKLLSESISPAAGTIFALALLLSGVSAGIVCTIAGQMVSEGALNWNVKPWLRRLITRSISITPSIIIAGAVGREGLNAALNGSQVALSIILPFVTAPLIYFTCRDKYMTIQTGSARWRTGDMDDETDADGILEDGDRVRGQGVKMTNSWFTMILAILIWLFMAIMNVANLVFLGN, encoded by the exons ATGAACAAGACTTCTCACACTGATGAACCCTTTGAGGGCGATGACGGCTACAACCAGAGCCCGAATCCAAACTCTAGCGACTTGACCACCAACGCTGACTTCAACGGGCTGGTCAACAGTCGCACTTCTCTCCAAGGCGACTCACGTGCTCTCCCAGACGCAGCGTCAAACATGTCTGGCCAGATAGTCAACGACACTGCCACTGAAACGCCCGGCCATGGAAAGGCGAAGCTGCGGCTGGCTCATCGGTCAATCGACCATGGCCAGCCCTCAGGCGGTCTGCGCTCAGCACCCGCCAACCCCCCGCCAGCACCAGCTGGTCCCGCCGACAACGGCACGCCATTTCAGCGTCTCAAAGACACCCTCGCCAAAATTGGATACTTCATTGGGCCTGGATTCATGATATCGGTTGCGTATATCGACCCGGGCAATTACTCGACCGACATCGCTGCAGGAGCTTCCTATCGCTTTCGCCTCCTGTTCATTGTCCTGCTTTCGAATGTATTTGCCATCTTTCTGCAGAGTTTGGCGATTAAGCTGGGGACTGTGAGTGGGCTTAATCTTGCACAGGCTTGCCGCGCGTTTCTGCCGCGGTGgttaaattatatcttatatgTCTTTGCTGAGGCAGCTATCATTGCTACTGACATCGCAGAG GTCATTGGATTTGCGATTGCCCTGAACCTTCTGGTCCCCAAGATTCCGCTGGTGGCAGGATGTGCCATTTCCATTCTTGACGTTAtggtcctcctcatcttctacCGCCCTGAAGGATCTATGAAGGGTTTACGGTACTTCGAAATGTTCATCATGTGTCTCGTCCTTGGCGTCGTTATTTGTTTCTGTATTCAGCTATCTTTGATCAAAGATACGACCCCTGGGGAGGTCTTCCAAGGTTATCTGCCATCAAAGTATCTCATAGAGTCTGAAGC CATTTACCAGGCCTGTGGTATTCTCGGTGCGACGGTCATGCCTCACAGTCTGTATCTTGGATCCGGCATTGTTCAGCCTCGCCTGCGTGATTACGATGAAAGGAGTGCTCTGTTGCCTCGTCAAGTCACCTCAGAACCCTCCGTCATCGACAATAGCATCGACAAAGGCTACTATGTGCCCTCTGAGAAGGCAATCAAGCACTCACTCAACCTTTCGATTCTCGACCTGTCTATTTCTCTCTTCACATTCGCGCTCTTTGTCAACTCGGCTATCCTCATTGTTGCAGGTGCTTCGCTGTATAATAACCCAAATGCTCGCGATGCAGATATCTTCGGTATTCATAAATTGCTTTCCGAGTCTATCTCACCTGCTGCCGGCACCATATTTGCCCTGGCACTGTTACTCTCAGGAGTTTCTGCTGGAATTGTTTGCACCATTGCTGGTCAGATGGTCAGCGAAGGCGCCTTAAACTGGAACGTTAAACCATGGCTACGCCGTCTTATAACTCGGAGTATTAGTATTACCCCAAGCATTATCATTGCAGGAGCCGTCGGGCGTGAGGGACTTAACGCAGCACTCAACGGATCGCAGGTGGCTCTCAGCATTATCCTACCGTTCGTAACCGCCCCTCTGATTTACTTCACGTGCCGTGATAAATACATGACGATCCAAACAGGCAGTGCGCGCTGGCGTACAGGTGACATGGATGATGAGACAGACGCAGATGGGATTCTTGAAGACGGAGACAGAGTCCGAGGTCAAGGCGTCAAGATGACCAACTCGTGGTTTACTATGATTCTGGCCATTCTGATCTGGCTTTTTATGGCTATCATGAACGTGGCCAACCTGGTATTCCTTGGCAACTAA